Genomic segment of Truepera radiovictrix DSM 17093:
TAGACGACGCCTGGTGCGCGTTTCTCAAAGAGCACGAGGTCTTGGTCGGGCTCTCGCTCGACGGGCCCGAGAGGCTGCACGACGCCTACCGCGTCAACAAGGGCGGTAAGGGCACCTTTCAGGAGGTCATGCGCGGTCTCGGCTACCTTAAAAAGCACGGCGTCGCCTTTAACGTCCTCACCACCGTCCACGCCGCCAACGCCCCCTACCCGGAGGAGGTGTACGCGTTTTTGCGCGACGAGGTCGGGGCGCAGTTTCTGCAGTTTATCCCCATCGTCGAACGCGACACCGCGAGCGGGTCCCGCGTGACCGAGCGCTCGGTCACCGCCGAGGGGTACGGGCGCTTTATGACACGGGTCTTCGACCTCTGGGTGCGCCGCGACGTCGGGCGCGTCTTCGTGCAGCTCTTTGACGTGGCGCTCGCGGCGTGGCTCGGCCTCGAGCCCGGTCTATGCGTGTTCGCGCGCACCTGCGGGGGCGCGTTGGCCTTGGAGCATAACGGCGACCTCTACAGCTGCGACCACTTCGTCGAACCGGCCTACAAGCTCGGCAACCTGCTCGAGCTGCCCCTCGCGAGCATGGTCGGCAGCGAGCAGCAGCGCGCGTTCGGCGAGGCGAAGGCGTCTACGCTGCCGCAGTACTGCCGGCGGTGCGAGGTGCGCTTCGTCTGTAACGGCGGCTGTCCAAAAGACCGCATCCGCACCACGCCGGACGGCGAGCCGGGGCTCAACTACCTCTGCGCGGGCTACCGCGCGTTCTTTAACCACATCGCCCCCGCGATGCGCTTTATGGCCGCGGAGCTGCGCGCGGGGCGCTCACCCGCCAACATCATGCCGCACCTCGCGCGCCAAGCGGCGCAGCCGGAGCGCCGCGCGGCGGGGGGGTCGCGCAACGCCCCCTGCCCCTGCGGCAGCGGCCGCAAGACGAAGCGCTGCTGCGGGGCGCGCCGCTAGCGTCCGCTCGGCGCAAAGGACGTGACAACGCCGGCGGAGTAGGGTATACTAACGCTCGCCGCTTGGGGAGAGGTGCCAGAGCGGTTGAATGGGACGGTCTCGAAAACCGTTGTGTCCTTTTAGGGCACCGTGGGTTCGAATCCCACCCTCTCCGCCAACTCTAAGGGACGCTCAGCTGCTGGCTGGGCGTTTTTTTCGGCACCACGAGCTTGCGCCGGTCACGTCATGACAGACCTCGACGGGTATCATCTCACAAGGCGCGCGTCGCCACGTTACCCGTTTTGGCGACGTAGCGCCGCCCTCGGGGGTTTGCCGCTGACACCCAGGTGCGCAACCCCGGCGGCTGACAACCGAGCACACGAAGGAGATACATGCAACACCCCAAAGGCACGCTGATCGAGCGCTGCAAACAGCTGAGACTCGGCGCCCCGAGCTTTAACACCCGCAACCTCGGCCCCGACCACGAACCGCGCTTCGAGAGCGAGGTCCTTATCCAGGGGGAGGTCTACGGTCGCGGCGAAGCGGGGACGAAGCGCGACGCCGAACGCCGCGCGAGCGAGGAGGCGCTCGAGGCGCTCGAGGCGCTCGCCGCGCGTACCGGCGCTGCAGCCTCGCACCGCGCCCAGGACCAGGGCGGCGCCGGCGACGAACCGTTCACCGGTCCCTGGCCGATCTTCCCGGAGGTGCTCGCAGCCAGCCTCACCGTCGCCGGCAGCCGCGTCAACCCGACCCTCATGGGAGAGACCGCCATCCTCGAAGTCCAGGCGCTCGCCCTGCAGCTCTACAAGGGCACGCTCGAGGCGTTGGGCGAGGTGATGGAGATTGAAGAGGAGGTGGGTCGCTAATCACGGGGGGTCAGCCGCGTGACTCGGACGCCTGCTCCCCCGCTGCGCGCCGCCTCCCTTTGGCCCACCTTTCGATCCGCGTCAACTCGTCCGTGGCGCGCTCTTTTTTAAGGAGCGCGATCACCTTGGGGTCAGCTTTGACCTCACCGGTACCGATCCCCTCGATGATGTCGAGCATCTTGGCGCTAAACGCGCGCAGCGGGGTGCTGTAACCGGCGGCGGCCGCCTCCTCGGGGGTCGGCTCGCTGAGCGACAAGAGGTCGTCCTCGAGGGCGTTCGTGCAGCTTTCGTTGACGCGCACGAGCACGTCACCGTAGTCGGTCGTCACGAGGTAGGTCTGAGGCATGCTAGAGGGTATCATCAGTAAGGGCCCCCTCGGGCTCCCTACCGGACGTCGGCGGGTCGCCTCGGTACCTTCGCGCTGCGCTAGGCCACTATGCATCCGGCAGACACCTGGCGCCCGAATGGCGCCCGAGCGCGCCGCAGCCCCGCCGGAGCGCCCCCGACAAGCCTGGGACGACGCCTCTCGGGGACCAGACTCGTCTTCGTCGGTTCGCCAACGCGTTTGGAGACCCCTTACCCCGCTAAACCACCTCGCCTAGCGCGCGCAGATAAGCGCCTAGAGACTTTTAGGTACAGACTATGGGCTATACCTCAGCGCGACCCACGCCGGGGGTGCTACACTCGCGCGGGGTTGGGCGCACCCCCCCCCGACACCCCTCCCATCAAGATGCTCTTCCCGCTCGCGGCCACGTTGGAGGGCCATGACTGACCTGCTCGCCCACTTCGCCACCCCCTTTACCGACCCCGTTTTGATCTTCGCCGCGGCGATGACGATCTTTCTGCTCGTGCCGCTCCTGTTCGAACGCCTCGGGATCCCGGGGATCATCGGGCTCATCCTCGCGGGGACGCTCGTCGGCCCGAACGGTTTGGGGCTCCTCGAGCGTGACGCCACCTTTCAGCTCCTCGGTCAAGCGGGGCTGTTGTACCTCATGTTCGTCGCGGGGCTCGAGATCGACTTGGGCGGCTTTCGCCGCAACCGCAACCGGAGCCTCGGTTTCGGCGCGCTGACCTTTCTGATCCCGCAGGGTCTGGGGACGCTGATGGCGCTCTATCTGCTCGACTTTAGCCTCCCGGTCGCCATCTTGCTCGCGAGCTTGTTCGCCTCGCACACCCTGCTCGCCTACCCCGTCG
This window contains:
- a CDS encoding putative dsRNA-binding protein, which translates into the protein MQHPKGTLIERCKQLRLGAPSFNTRNLGPDHEPRFESEVLIQGEVYGRGEAGTKRDAERRASEEALEALEALAARTGAAASHRAQDQGGAGDEPFTGPWPIFPEVLAASLTVAGSRVNPTLMGETAILEVQALALQLYKGTLEALGEVMEIEEEVGR
- a CDS encoding anaerobic sulfatase maturase, coding for MTPPADTPTATVPERPAFHVMIKPGGAICNLDCAYCYFLSKELLYPGSRFRMAYELLETYTAQYIAAQRVPEVTFAWQGGEPTLLGLEFYRHAFALQRRYRRPGMRIHNTFQTNGVLLDDAWCAFLKEHEVLVGLSLDGPERLHDAYRVNKGGKGTFQEVMRGLGYLKKHGVAFNVLTTVHAANAPYPEEVYAFLRDEVGAQFLQFIPIVERDTASGSRVTERSVTAEGYGRFMTRVFDLWVRRDVGRVFVQLFDVALAAWLGLEPGLCVFARTCGGALALEHNGDLYSCDHFVEPAYKLGNLLELPLASMVGSEQQRAFGEAKASTLPQYCRRCEVRFVCNGGCPKDRIRTTPDGEPGLNYLCAGYRAFFNHIAPAMRFMAAELRAGRSPANIMPHLARQAAQPERRAAGGSRNAPCPCGSGRKTKRCCGARR